One part of the Cellvibrionales bacterium genome encodes these proteins:
- a CDS encoding OmpH family outer membrane protein, whose protein sequence is MNKAIKVMAAVVALVLAPIAVAEGGKVAVLDVQEAILSTNMAKSEMKAFEARSDIAKMIADAEKLKKDITSLRSAIEGGGAGAQDKQKTMEFKQADFELIVRKLNAERQVAGKRLMDNIGPRLESAVKSIVESEGIGLLMDRKAVIHADATFDITAKVTAKLNTSSTSKQ, encoded by the coding sequence GTGAATAAAGCAATCAAAGTAATGGCGGCTGTTGTCGCGCTGGTGTTGGCTCCAATCGCCGTAGCAGAAGGCGGCAAGGTGGCAGTGTTGGATGTACAAGAAGCCATTCTGAGCACCAATATGGCCAAATCTGAAATGAAAGCGTTTGAAGCACGCTCTGATATTGCCAAGATGATTGCTGATGCAGAAAAATTGAAAAAAGACATTACCAGTTTGCGTTCTGCCATTGAGGGTGGTGGCGCTGGTGCACAGGACAAACAAAAAACCATGGAATTTAAGCAGGCTGATTTCGAGCTGATTGTGCGTAAGCTGAACGCAGAGCGCCAAGTAGCAGGCAAACGTTTGATGGATAATATCGGACCTCGCTTGGAAAGCGCTGTTAAAAGCATTGTTGAATCAGAAGGTATTGGTTTGTTGATGGATAGAAAGGCTGTGATTCATGCTGATGCAACTTTTGATATCACCGCAAAAGTGACTGCCAAATTGAACACATCTTCTACCAGCAAACAATAA
- the lpxD gene encoding UDP-3-O-(3-hydroxymyristoyl)glucosamine N-acyltransferase — protein MRKSYTLAEIAERFSLRLSGSVAGDCHIHGIATLVGADANTISFFSNVTYRKQLRQTKAAAVILKAEAVADCPVPCLVSENPYLDYAKISALFAESTACVAGVHATAVIDPSARIAATASIGAHCVLAADVVIGEGATLGAGCSVGRASVIGARSFLHTRVTVYHGVKIGSDAVIHSGAVIGADGFGFAPNFAAGDAVGWQKIHQLGGVLIGDRVEIGANTCIDRGALEDTIIEDGVIIDNLVQIAHNVKIGKYTAIAACTGIAGSTEIGQHCTIAGAVGIVGHLRIADGVHITAKSLVTGSISEPGSYSSGTALTKTAAWRKSAVRFLQLESLFQRIRTLERHQDHS, from the coding sequence ATGCGAAAGAGCTATACGCTCGCTGAAATTGCTGAGCGTTTCTCCTTGAGACTTTCAGGGAGTGTTGCTGGTGATTGCCATATACATGGCATTGCAACTTTGGTGGGGGCAGATGCCAACACAATAAGTTTTTTTTCCAATGTGACCTATCGCAAGCAGTTACGACAAACAAAAGCTGCCGCGGTAATTCTCAAAGCGGAAGCTGTGGCGGATTGCCCCGTCCCTTGTTTGGTTTCCGAAAATCCCTATTTGGATTACGCCAAGATTTCAGCGCTTTTTGCTGAGTCGACAGCGTGTGTGGCAGGAGTTCATGCAACAGCAGTAATTGATCCCTCGGCACGCATTGCAGCTACCGCATCGATTGGCGCGCACTGTGTGCTTGCTGCTGATGTGGTGATTGGTGAAGGTGCTACATTAGGCGCAGGATGCTCGGTAGGTAGGGCTAGTGTTATTGGCGCGCGCAGTTTTTTACATACGCGAGTTACCGTTTATCACGGCGTTAAAATTGGCTCAGATGCCGTGATTCATAGTGGCGCGGTTATTGGTGCTGATGGGTTTGGTTTTGCCCCTAATTTTGCAGCAGGTGACGCAGTTGGTTGGCAGAAAATTCATCAACTGGGCGGAGTGTTAATTGGCGATCGTGTAGAGATTGGCGCTAATACTTGTATTGATCGCGGCGCATTGGAAGACACGATTATCGAAGATGGTGTGATTATCGATAATTTGGTGCAAATTGCGCACAATGTAAAAATTGGCAAGTACACCGCAATTGCTGCGTGTACAGGTATTGCGGGTAGCACAGAAATTGGACAGCATTGCACGATTGCCGGTGCGGTAGGGATTGTCGGTCACCTGCGTATTGCAGATGGCGTGCATATCACCGCCAAGAGTTTGGTGACAGGTTCGATCAGTGAGCCGGGTTCGTATTCGTCTGGTACGGCATTGACAAAAACAGCGGCGTGGCGCAAAAGTGCCGTGCGATTTTTGCAATTAGAATCGCTTTTTCAGCGTATACGGACATTGGAAAGGCATCAAGATCATTCATAG
- the lpxB gene encoding lipid-A-disaccharide synthase: protein MSKKTFRVGIVAGEASGDILGAGLIRALREHYPDLQVEGIGGPLMEAEGCHSFFPQDRLAVMGLIEPLKRLPELLKIRRYLREYFLANPPDVFVGIDSPDFNLSLEESLRTTGIKTVHYVSPSVWAWRQGRIKKIARAADVVLTLFPFEEKFYQDRAARYPSLRAVCVGHPLADSIPLVSNGAVARIALSIVPTATVIALLPGSRAGEVARMGRLFFEVARWCVAQKKDLSFVVPAANADRKAQLTAILADYPDLPVHLIDGQSQQCMAASDAVLMASGTTALEAMLLKKPMVVAYKMARLSYAIISRLLKVPYVSLPNLLANKKLVPEFLQKAATVENLGNALLTWLNNSEQVSELQQQFTVIHRDIQRDASHCAAQAIVDLQEK, encoded by the coding sequence GTGAGTAAAAAAACTTTCAGAGTGGGCATTGTTGCTGGAGAGGCCTCTGGCGATATTCTTGGCGCGGGCCTAATTCGCGCTTTGCGTGAGCATTATCCCGATTTGCAGGTGGAAGGTATTGGTGGCCCCTTGATGGAGGCGGAAGGCTGCCATAGTTTTTTTCCACAAGATCGTTTGGCGGTAATGGGGTTGATAGAGCCACTAAAGCGCCTGCCAGAGTTATTGAAAATTCGCCGTTATTTACGAGAATATTTTCTTGCAAACCCGCCAGATGTTTTTGTTGGTATTGACTCTCCTGATTTTAATTTGTCTTTGGAAGAGTCATTGCGCACGACAGGGATCAAAACTGTGCATTATGTCAGTCCATCTGTATGGGCGTGGCGGCAGGGTCGCATTAAAAAAATTGCGCGCGCAGCCGATGTGGTGTTGACGCTATTTCCGTTTGAAGAAAAGTTTTATCAAGATCGAGCGGCAAGATACCCCTCGTTGCGCGCCGTATGTGTGGGTCATCCGCTGGCAGATAGTATTCCACTGGTAAGCAATGGCGCCGTTGCTCGTATTGCCTTATCGATTGTGCCGACTGCAACAGTGATTGCGTTGTTGCCTGGCAGTCGTGCTGGAGAAGTTGCGCGTATGGGGCGTTTATTCTTTGAGGTGGCGCGTTGGTGTGTGGCGCAGAAAAAGGATTTGTCTTTTGTTGTGCCTGCAGCCAATGCCGATCGCAAAGCGCAATTGACAGCTATATTGGCGGATTATCCCGATCTCCCTGTGCATTTAATTGATGGGCAGTCGCAGCAGTGTATGGCGGCGAGTGATGCAGTGTTGATGGCCTCTGGTACGACGGCCTTGGAGGCTATGCTGCTCAAAAAGCCGATGGTAGTGGCTTACAAAATGGCGCGGCTCTCCTACGCCATTATTTCGCGTTTGCTGAAGGTGCCGTATGTTTCTTTACCAAATTTGCTGGCCAATAAAAAATTGGTACCAGAATTTTTGCAGAAAGCAGCAACGGTAGAAAACTTGGGCAATGCACTGCTGACTTGGTTAAATAATTCAGAACAAGTCAGTGAATTGCAGCAACAGTTTACGGTGATACATCGTGATATCCAGCGTGATGCCAGTCATTGTGCTGCGCAAGCCATTGTAGATTTGCAAGAAAAGTAA
- the fabZ gene encoding 3-hydroxyacyl-ACP dehydratase FabZ, whose amino-acid sequence MLMDVKEIREYLPHRYPFLLVDRVVELKEGESIVAFKNITINEAIFNGHFPDIPVFPGVLIIEAMAQAAGILGFKTMNKKPQDGSIYYFVGADDVRFKRPVVPGDRLHLEARIISEKRGIWKFACRALVDGELASEGTILCADRKV is encoded by the coding sequence ATGTTAATGGATGTAAAAGAAATTCGTGAATATTTGCCACATCGGTATCCATTTTTGTTGGTGGATCGCGTGGTGGAATTGAAAGAAGGTGAATCAATCGTTGCTTTCAAAAACATAACTATCAACGAAGCAATTTTTAATGGTCACTTTCCAGATATCCCTGTTTTTCCTGGCGTATTGATCATCGAGGCGATGGCGCAAGCGGCAGGTATTCTCGGCTTTAAAACCATGAATAAAAAGCCGCAAGATGGCTCTATTTACTATTTTGTTGGTGCCGATGATGTGCGTTTCAAACGCCCTGTGGTGCCTGGCGATAGATTGCATTTGGAAGCCCGTATCATTTCTGAGAAGCGCGGCATTTGGAAGTTTGCTTGTCGCGCGTTGGTCGATGGTGAATTGGCCAGCGAAGGCACTATTTTGTGCGCTGATCGAAAAGTGTGA
- the lpxA gene encoding acyl-ACP--UDP-N-acetylglucosamine O-acyltransferase, producing the protein MIDPRAIVDSSARLAADVKVGPWTIIGPDVEIGEGTEIASHCVLKGPTIIGKHNRIYQFSTVGDDTPDLKYRGEETRLVIGDHNVIREGVTIHRGTIQDRAETTIGNHNLLMAYVHVGHDSVIGDNTILVNNTALAGHVHVNDWAVLGGYTLVHQRVHIGAHAFTGMGTAVGKDIPAFVLAYGNPAEARGINLEGLKRRGFTREQLTVLNRAYKTVYREGLTLEEALSELEVMHSDCPPLDVFIESLRSSTRGIVR; encoded by the coding sequence ATGATTGATCCGCGCGCGATTGTCGATTCCTCTGCCCGGTTGGCGGCAGATGTGAAGGTTGGACCGTGGACGATTATTGGCCCTGATGTGGAAATCGGTGAAGGCACGGAGATCGCTTCGCATTGCGTGCTGAAAGGCCCAACGATTATTGGAAAACATAATCGCATTTATCAGTTTTCAACGGTGGGTGATGATACGCCAGATCTCAAATATCGCGGTGAAGAAACGCGTTTGGTGATTGGCGATCACAATGTGATTCGCGAAGGTGTGACCATTCATCGCGGCACGATTCAAGACCGCGCTGAAACGACGATAGGCAATCACAATTTATTGATGGCATATGTGCATGTTGGACATGATAGTGTGATTGGCGACAACACCATTCTGGTCAACAACACTGCCTTAGCTGGGCATGTACATGTTAACGATTGGGCTGTGCTCGGTGGTTACACATTGGTGCATCAACGCGTACATATTGGCGCACACGCATTTACTGGTATGGGTACAGCCGTAGGAAAAGATATTCCTGCCTTTGTGTTGGCTTACGGTAACCCTGCCGAAGCGCGAGGTATCAATTTGGAAGGTTTAAAACGACGCGGTTTTACTCGCGAGCAACTCACGGTGCTGAATCGCGCTTACAAAACGGTGTATCGCGAAGGTTTAACTTTGGAAGAGGCTCTGTCTGAATTGGAAGTGATGCATTCCGATTGTCCACCACTCGATGTTTTTATCGAATCTTTACGCAGCTCTACGCGTGGCATTGTGCGTTAA
- the rnhB gene encoding ribonuclease HII encodes MEVSAYICQYQGALLAGVDEVGRGPLVGDVVTAAVILDPTKPIKGLADSKKISEKKREALFVEIQEKALCWAVARATPQEIDSLNILQASLLAMHRAVAALHVQPEFVLVDGNRLPKWSYPSEAVVKGDSRVAAISAASILAKVQRDREMALLDVQYPEYGFAEHKGYPTAKHLDALRRHGVTPLHRRSYAPVARLISAGTE; translated from the coding sequence ATGGAAGTCAGTGCGTACATTTGTCAGTACCAAGGCGCATTGTTGGCGGGTGTAGATGAAGTTGGGCGCGGGCCTTTAGTGGGCGATGTGGTGACGGCAGCGGTTATTCTCGATCCAACTAAGCCGATCAAAGGGTTAGCGGATTCTAAAAAAATTAGTGAAAAAAAACGCGAGGCTTTGTTTGTTGAAATACAAGAAAAAGCTTTGTGTTGGGCTGTTGCGCGCGCGACACCGCAAGAAATTGATAGTTTGAATATTCTGCAGGCAAGTTTGCTGGCTATGCATCGTGCTGTAGCTGCGTTACATGTTCAGCCAGAGTTTGTGTTGGTGGATGGCAATCGTTTGCCAAAGTGGTCATACCCATCGGAGGCTGTGGTGAAGGGTGATAGCCGTGTAGCTGCTATCAGTGCAGCTTCTATCCTCGCCAAAGTACAACGCGACCGTGAAATGGCGTTGTTAGATGTGCAGTACCCAGAGTATGGCTTTGCTGAACATAAAGGGTATCCGACAGCGAAACATTTAGACGCGTTGCGGCGTCATGGTGTTACGCCGCTGCATCGTCGCTCGTACGCGCCCGTGGCGCGTCTTATTTCCGCAGGGACTGAATAA